The nucleotide sequence GCGCCAAGATGACTGACCAGGAAGCTATGAAACAAAGCCAGGTAATGTGGTTTCATATTAAAAAGGTTACTTGTACTTTTGGGTTATTTGATTttcgttttaaaaaaagttttttgataaactgataattattgtattttatttcatactcCAAAAATAGACTACCACCATTGCCAAGGCAACTCTAACTCTACTCTACACgctctactactactactactaagtTGAAAGAACATATAGTACAAAtacgcggctcctatcttcgcgctctgtgctccattaaccagccttggaaactgtgacatcagaccactgttgtgaattcgtattctcaaagaaaaaaatccgtattctcaagcagctgctgctgtttgtgttcatgaagaATAAAgcccaaatttaaacttgaaatttgtatttattagttattgaagttgtaactattttaactttatgttgtatgttttgcatgagattttaattattgtgagttcacaaatgtttgttatacaCAACCTCTGACAAATATGCACACAACTGTGCTTTTACGTACAAGTTTATTTTGATAGTGATCTTACCTCATATAACTCCCACTGTTCAGTACGATGGAGGATCCATGATGATGTGGGCTTGCATCTCCACCAAAGGTCCTGGAAAATCTTATTTGAGCGCATGGCATCAGGAAGTCTTTAGTTTTTCTGTGCCTGTTTAATTTGTGCAAGCTGGTGGAAAGCCTACCTCTCGGGGGGACTGGTACTCTCTGGACAAGCCTGAGCACCAAAGAGACACACGGGACAAACAacctcgcacacacacacactcccagaCCTAAGGTTATTTCAGAGTGGCCAGTTAACCTGTTGCTGCGATGCGACAGTGCTAAACTTCGCCACCATGCAGCCAATGAAGTCTGTTGGGACCGTCCCAATTGCAATTTGGCACACTctgagaaaaactgaaaaacaaacatgaagtCTTTCAACAACTGGAGCATCAACAGTGGAACAAAGCGctgaataaatgtacttaaTTTAGAGTtagttttctatatttttcAGTGGGACATTATGCCGCCGCAGTGCAAGAGTAATTTATTTGAAGGCTTTTTACCCCACTGGTGCCTCCAAATTTGAGAGCGAGCTAAAAAGCTGAGGATAGCAGAGAGTGAGTATTAGGCATGACCAGCCATTGTTTTATACTTCACGAAAGCTTTGCATAACTAGAACAGAGTTGATACATTGTACAGGTACCAGGAACATTCTGGGTTTCGAACCCACTACTGATGACCCACCAGGAGAATCCACCAGTGTTGACACCACAGGTTCTCCCTACGTAACGCGAGCTGTGTCTGCCCTCGCTGATCACCGCTGCTGTCATGGACTGTTTCTGGTGTGACGTCCCCACGCGGTCTTCTCTGTACTTCCTTTTAGCACAACTCTTCACACAGATGTTTTGTAACGAGAAATTGtcactttctttccttttatgcCTAAAGGAATACTAAGAATAAACAAAAGATGATGCCATCTGCTGCCTTGTTTGTCTTCGTCTGTCACGCTGGAGGGGCAGTTTGGTCCCAGCGCTTTTCCTTTTCTATTTTCAGTTCAATAAATCAGTTAGTGCCGGCCATAATTATATATTGGGTATCACGCACCATTCTCTCACCTCTTATTCCCCGTGCCTTGTACTGAGCTCCCATGACCTTGCAGAGACGTGTGATGGCAACATAGCAGACATATTTATATGCAGGCCAAAGGTAACATCAGGAGCGGTTTCAgcacctgctgctgtttgtttctattTCTGAGTGCCTCGCTTTCTAAAGAGTCAACTTTTACATGTTAACACAGGCACAGgcttaaaaccattttaatagtCACAGACATTTTAGCTAGATGTGAAAGGAGAAATGTTTTGGCTACTCTTTctgccttgcaaaaaaaaaatcttggaaaTCAAATAATTTGTAATATTCCTGTTTTGTAATAGCGTTGCTGACAGAAAAGTGGAGAAAACCATCACCTGTAGGTGTATTTTATGGTGACATATGCACTTTTCGTGTTAAGAATAGGCAAAAAATCTCAGGACaagtttcatctgaccagaacaccttcttaCAGATGTTTGCTGTACCTTCTACATGGCAAACTACTTTtgttgctctatcacataaagATGTTGTAAAATACTTTGGAttttctgtgttgctgtttgaaATAAACCAAATTAAATCAATTGAAGTtgccagaaataaaaacaaatcaatgaaCCACAAGTCATTTGGTACCGAGCTACCTccctaataaaacacatttttaatgatTCTACTAAGATTCAGTTTGTCCATCGTCAATCCAGCTGCTGGGACCTGCGTCCTAAAGCGAGGGGCTGAAGATTGCGATTGGTGCTGAGTTCTTTCCATCATCTGTGTCACACGGGTTGAAGAAGGGAAACAGGGGAACCGTGACGGTCCCTGTGGAGAAAGTGTAAATCGGAGCCATGGTTACAGCGTTGTAGAAAGTCACCTCCTCCCCCTCGCAGTCCAGGAACACGCCGATGCGAACGAGCCGGGCGGACACGGTGACCTTGGTGGGTTTTGGATCCGTGCAGGCCAGGAGGGAGCCGCTCTTGTAGGCCAACGTCCAGAGGCCGACGGAGGTTCCCGTCGCCGCCATCTCTCCTCTGGGAACATCCTCCCGCGCCACGCCCAACCTCCACGCTGTTTTGTAGcccacctccacctcccagtaGTGTCGGCCGGTGGTAAAGCCCTGGTGGCCCAGGAGACAGTAGTAGTAGTTGAATCGACGCGGGTTGGCTTGGACCTCTGAAGTGTCTTTATCGTCACTGAACCAAACAGACGTGCAGGACTGAGACAGGGACAGATTAGGGTGGGCGGTCTCGGGGTCAAACCTCACTGACGTAATATctaaaggcaaaaacagtttcaGTACAGTGAGATTTATTGAGTTTGCACGTGTTGTTGTACACAATTCAGCCACATGAGTTCTATAATCTgtctcatttcagaaagtgaaacccACATTTTATATAGATTCCTCACACATAGAGTGGAATATTTCCTGTTTCTTGTAATGGTTTAAATTATGGCTAACAGATAATGAAAATCCTAATTCAGtgtctcattttttttatattacaaagatcaataaaaatcttaaacagaaatgtctggcttcttaaaagtatgtttatttCTATGCATTTAGTTATTGATTGGGCCTCCTTTCATTACTGCATCAATTTAGTGCGGtatggaggcgatcagcctgcGGTTCTGCTCAGGTCTAACGGAAACCCAGGTATCTGTGGTAACAGCCTTCAGGTTATCCACAtggttgggtctggtgtctcattTTTCTCTTAACAATACCTTCATAAATTCTCTGTAGGGTTCAGGTCAAAAGGATTTTCTGACCATCAAACACAGGAACATTATGGTCATTGAACCAGGTGTTGGTACCTCTGGGCCTGTATGCAGATAGCAGGTCCTTCTGGATGAAGAAATCAGTGTCTCTCCATAAAGCTGCAGATgtcagcagatggaagcatgAAGTGATCCAAAATTTCCTGGTAGATAGCTGAGTCGAATGTTGACTGGATTAAACAAGGTGGACCATCATCAGCCAATGACATGGCGCCCCAAATTATCACTGACTGTCGAAATTTCATACTAGACCTTAATAcccaaattaaatgcaaactttactgTAATCTAACaagactttggaccactgatcAACCATCCAGTTCATTTTCTACTTAGCACAATTAAGATGCTTTTGACCTTTAATCTGGTCCGCTTGACAACATTTTTAGCCCCTGTGTGGATTTGTCTGTGCACAGAGGCTCGTAATCCGCTGACTCCTCTGCTGGTGAAGTGGATTTTGCTTGATAATCCTCAAGGCTGTGGTTCTCTGTGGTTCTCCTTATTGTTTGCGCACCTTCTTCTAGTACTGTTTTTCcatccactcaactttccttcTATAGGCTTGAATAGAGCACAGTGTAAAGCCAGCTTCTTTACCCTTACCGTAGAAGGCGGTTGATGACATCTGTCAAGTCAGTAGTCCTCTAAACATTTGTGCAGACCATaatattgaattgaaatgagaaaactaaacaaaaaacaatgttatgtaatattttaatttcctgAGATGCTGAATTTTGTGTCATTATCTCTaagtaatgataataaaatgacaagaaacAAAAGCTTGAAATGTTTCACTCTATGTGTAACAGACCAATATAATAAATAGGTTTTaaattctgattatttttgacaaaaagaTAACGAACTTTTTCACCAATTCtttagatgtacctgtatgTGCAAACCCTTGCTGGTAAGTTCTATCACACTCtaagctttttcacattttgtcacacctgtatttatgtgacagaccatcACAGCACTGAGGATAGTTGTGAGGttgaaggaaaacaaagcatGGTCTTTAGTATTTACAGACAAAATTCTGAAAAATGAGTTACGCCTTTGACTGTCCCCTTTAATTTGAAACTcctaattaaccaaaactaaACTTTATGACTAACAAGCTAAATGCCAATTGTGATGGAAAACTACACAGTGtaacatggtggtggcggcatcatgctgtggggtggCTTCTCTTCATTggggaaaaaagctgttttgagTGAATGAGAAGATGCATGAAGCTAAATACTAGACAATTATGCAATGAAATCATCTATAGGCATCAAAAGACTGGAGATTCTGACAGCCATTCACTTTCAAGTCGGACAAAGACTGGAAATGTACAGCCAGTCAAGAATTTGTTGCAACACATGCTGCTGTCCATccaatatataatttttttccaaagaaaaaTGGGCACAAATATTGGTTTttacatgtgcaaagctgctagacaaaataataatgataccCCAAAAGACTGCTATAATTGCAGCATAAGGCggtgtgttggtctattacataaaatcctcCTAAAATTGATTATGTAGCTGTGATGTGAGAATATGAGAGAATATGTGAACATGTTCACAAATACTTTTATAAAGCGGTGGATACACATACTTGGGTAGAGGCAGCTTTTCATGTGTTTCCATATCCTGTATTGGATGGGACCCACAAACCAACCTGAGTGGACCTCTGTGTCCACCTCTGCAGGAAGAATGAAGTGGACCTGAGACCTGATGATGCAAAATGACAGAATAGTTCATGTGGAGGACACACATATGTAGTGGATTATAAACACATCATCATCACGCACAGGATGACAGGTTTGGGTAACACAGAGGAAGACACGAATCTACTTTTGAAAGCAaattttgatgaagacaaaaaaacttGCCTTTTTATAAGATCCTGGATTTCCTGCAATGAGAGATGAAGTTTAGAACATGATCGTGGTCATTTGCTGACAGATATGCAGACGGCCTCCTTTCTTTTCGGTCTCAAATGAGAAATTGATTTACTCTTGCAAAATTAGACAGGTCAGCTATTTAGCTGATCAATGTCAATGACTGATCAGCACCTAAGACGGCGCAGCAGAACAAAATTAATGCCATTCTGCAGGTTTACTCTGATGCAAACATGCAGTGCAAGATTTCCCTGCAGCTCTACGTCTgaagctgtaattacagcaatttttttttacatttaatttatgtaCATGCAACGTTAAGGATTAGTGTAGCCGCAGCAAAGTTACACCGTTAATGAGCCAAACCAGTAGTTTTCTGTCCTCCGTGTTTTATATCTTCCTTACTTTGAGCAGTTTAGGACTATCCTCCTCGGCCAGCTTGCTGTTCAGCACTGCTATCGCTCTCTCCAGGTCCCTTCCTTGAGCTTCTATCTTCTTCTCTCGCTCCTTCAGCCGCTTCAGCTGTTTCTGTCTCTCCCTCCTCAGCCTTTCCAGGTCCtcattctcctcctcttccaggAAGCGATGGAGGTTCTGAAACTCGGCTCTGATTTCTCGCTCTAATCCGTCAAATCTATTCTGAAAAAAGTACGTATTCAGTGTTTAGGGGTGCGTAAGGATTTCAGCTCTTAGTCATGTTGAATTCTGTTGTCAAAAATAAttcactgtaaataaaatgaagggGCTGTGAGTGACTTGTAGTTGTaacataaaatttaaaaagttaaaatgacatGAACACATGTGGCATAAAAACATTATCATACAAAAGGACTTCTTCTCGGAAGAAAACACAGTTAAAAGAAAGTGAAATCTGTAAAGGCTTCAATAACTCAATAAGCCGAGGAATGACAAGAGGAAACCAGACAGCTTATAAACAAagggagaagagaagagaagagaaagtgTAAGAAATCACGTGATTATTGCTGACAGCAGAGAACAAAGAAAGTAgggagctgagtgagaggaaaacagagcagaaagaaatctaacagaaaataaataaacatgacatCTAACTGCACAGCAAGAGACTTTTAATTAGCTCCATAAAACCTCTTGCAAGCCTCTTCCTCCTGGCCCCTCCcgacagcatgatgctgctgccactgTTTCACTGTCAGGATGGCATGAGTCTGGTGATGTGCTTCAGTTTTTTACCACAATGTGTTTTGCACTACGTTTCAGCTTTTTTtggagcaccttcttccacatgtttgcaaTGTCCTCTTGTGGCATAAGCCAAACATGACATCTTATGACTCCATTCTTAACACACATACAGAAAGGCAAGATTTGTGGAATGCACGACTAATCCTTGTCCTGCTGACTGAATTTCcaactgagctgtggatctctgtagctcctccagagatagCGGACTTCGGGCCAGATAATTACTTGTTGTGTGTGTCAACGCAGCAAAATAACATCATTGCCTTCATGTTTTCAGACTGCTTCAGTCACAAATGCGACTATTTTCAACGCAGACGCCTCGCTGTGGTTCTACTTGTGTATTCTGTGTTGATCTAAACCTATTGTGTCTGAAAGGAGCGTGTTTGTGTTGGAGTGAAGAATGAATAATGCAGCACAGATACCTCTATTTCCACTGAGTCTGAGTaggtctctctctctgcttctctgcattCGTCTACCTCATGTTTGATTCTTTTAATAGCCTGAACAAGCTTGGCCTGTAACACTCACGCACAGACACGCACAGAACAGACAAGTTATTAGAGAAAAGGCAGAAAAAGTTTACGATTTATTAACATGTAAACTGAATTTGTTTGCTTCTAGAAGGTCAGGCTTTCAACAAACACAAGCACCTCATGAAGAAACATTTATCTCCAGCCAGTGAGAGCTGCAAAACACGAAGCTTACCTTGTTCTCACAGAGAAGGCTcttgctgcagttgttgtttgTGTCTTTGATGTGGTTCTGGTACATTCCAGTTTTTTGAACAAGgagctgaagctaaaagtgaTGGAGGGGAGTTAGGAAGGCACGTAACTGCGAAGGACATTAGTACACATCAAGGTGACAGTAAGAGACGGCGAGGGAATGGACAGAAACACGCATGCTGACACGATGAAAACAGCAGACAAGACAAGGACATACATCCAAGCGGAAAATTTACAAGAAGAAACGCATTGACAGGCTCTGGTAATCAGGAGCAACAGCCTGACTTGAGAATATATGGATCCATTAGAAGAgagcaggaggggggggggggaggaggaagaggaggggcaGGAGGGGAGGCAGATGACTGGAGCTGCCAGGAGGGTTTGTTGGCTGATAGGGAGAGGTtggcagcagcgatttatggaAGCAGAAACAGATGAATCTATTTCTGTCTGCCTGTGTCTTTGGAAAACGACAAGAGAGCCAGCCAGCCAGTCAGAGATTGTGTTTCATATCAGTTGTTGTGCCTGGAAGGGAGACgatccatgtttatttttgaaaggtGGCTCTGTAGTGTCTATGAAAGAAGGTGACGGGATCCCGGGCTGCAGCTATATGAACTATTTCTATGCTTAGTGTGGAATATGAATGAAACAACACGGTTTTACCATCTTCGAGAGGGAGGGGGGACTCAAAACTAAAATGTCTGGTTCAATGCTGTCTGCCCCTGAAGGATGGCACTGTCTGCATCCCAATAAAGCTCCAACTTGCCATTGTCCCATCCACTTATCATTGTCTTTATCCGTCCCCCTCCCCCGCCAActtccacacaaacacagagggcctggctacaggctgtgAGTATGTGCGCTGAAGCAGCGACTCTGCAAATGTTCTTCATCTATAATTCATCATCCCGGGCCCAGGAAAGTGGCTGTGGAGAGCTGAGGTTAGCCTCCAAACTTGGTGCAGTACAGCATGTGGCAGGTGGAGAGGAcactgaagggggggggggggggggggggggggggttacactAGCTGAAAGCAAAGAATATGATTGTTCCACTTTATATGTTTAGTTATTGCATGTGCATCATAATCCTTGAATGTTAGGTTTTGGTTTTTACCTTCATGTCTGAGCTGTTCCATATCAGCCCTCTGTTTAGTCCACCTCCCAAACCCCATACTCTGACAGAATTACACTATTTCATGAACTTTTCCACgttttgtaatgttttacaCAGAAAATCCAAAGTATTTTACAAGATctttatgtgatagagcaacaAAAGTAGTTTGCCATGTAGGAGGTACAGCAAACATCTGtaagaaggtgttctggtcagatgaaacttGTCCTGA is from Fundulus heteroclitus isolate FHET01 chromosome 3, MU-UCD_Fhet_4.1, whole genome shotgun sequence and encodes:
- the si:ch73-54f23.4 gene encoding zinc-binding protein A33 isoform X3; this encodes MYQNHIKDTNNNCSKSLLCENKNRFDGLEREIRAEFQNLHRFLEEEENEDLERLRRERQKQLKRLKEREKKIEAQGRDLERAIAVLNSKLAEEDSPKLLKEIQDLIKRSQVHFILPAEVDTEVHSGWFVGPIQYRIWKHMKSCLYPNITSVRFDPETAHPNLSLSQSCTSVWFSDDKDTSEVQANPRRFNYYYCLLGHQGFTTGRHYWEVEVGYKTAWRLGVAREDVPRGEMAATGTSVGLWTLAYKSGSLLACTDPKPTKVTVSARLVRIGVFLDCEGEEVTFYNAVTMAPIYTFSTGTVTVPLFPFFNPCDTDDGKNSAPIAIFSPSL
- the si:ch73-54f23.4 gene encoding zinc-binding protein A33 isoform X1, whose translation is MYQNHIKDTNNNCSKSLLCENKAKLVQAIKRIKHEVDECREAERETYSDSVEIENRFDGLEREIRAEFQNLHRFLEEEENEDLERLRRERQKQLKRLKEREKKIEAQGRDLERAIAVLNSKLAEEDSPKLLKEIQDLIKRSQVHFILPAEVDTEVHSGWFVGPIQYRIWKHMKSCLYPNITSVRFDPETAHPNLSLSQSCTSVWFSDDKDTSEVQANPRRFNYYYCLLGHQGFTTGRHYWEVEVGYKTAWRLGVAREDVPRGEMAATGTSVGLWTLAYKSGSLLACTDPKPTKVTVSARLVRIGVFLDCEGEEVTFYNAVTMAPIYTFSTGTVTVPLFPFFNPCDTDDGKNSAPIAIFSPSL
- the si:ch73-54f23.4 gene encoding zinc-binding protein A33 isoform X2, with the translated sequence MRFFFFSSLFKKLECTRTTSKTQTTTAARAFSVRTRFDGLEREIRAEFQNLHRFLEEEENEDLERLRRERQKQLKRLKEREKKIEAQGRDLERAIAVLNSKLAEEDSPKLLKEIQDLIKRSQVHFILPAEVDTEVHSGWFVGPIQYRIWKHMKSCLYPNITSVRFDPETAHPNLSLSQSCTSVWFSDDKDTSEVQANPRRFNYYYCLLGHQGFTTGRHYWEVEVGYKTAWRLGVAREDVPRGEMAATGTSVGLWTLAYKSGSLLACTDPKPTKVTVSARLVRIGVFLDCEGEEVTFYNAVTMAPIYTFSTGTVTVPLFPFFNPCDTDDGKNSAPIAIFSPSL